A DNA window from Polyodon spathula isolate WHYD16114869_AA chromosome 18, ASM1765450v1, whole genome shotgun sequence contains the following coding sequences:
- the kdm8 gene encoding lysine-specific demethylase 8 → MSSSLWIEIKPVLPASKAEFALDFSEKIDTSLVSLLQEARELLYGGADAAAECLQTSQIILDYSWEKLNTGTWRDVDKEWRRVYSHGCLFKAACLCRAGASQDTVAEAIRTCDLGLLMGASIMDNVLGRLINVLQKHVPVRKRALKDEDESGKKPRTVVTPGIKPEAAVSRIHCPSLELFRTNYLIPQKPVIVQGVIEHWPALKEHQWSIGYIRQAAGCTDPDRTSPNNYTIFRSHLYLCFTHWQDRESGMGYLAQHQLFDQIPELKQDICIPDYCCLGEGDEEDITINAWFGPGGTVSPLHQDPENNFLAQVVGSKYIRLYSPDETEKLYPHQSQLLHNTSQVEVENPDLQRFPDFAKAQFQECVLHPGEVLFIPVKYWHYVRSLDISFSVSFWWS, encoded by the exons atgtccAGTAGTCTCTGGATAGAGATAAAACCAGTCTTGCCAGCCTCCAAAGCAGAGTTTGCATTGGACTTCAGCGAGAAGATAGACACGAGCCTGGTCTCACTGCTTCAGGAAGCCAGGGAGCTGCTGTATGGGGGTGCAGACGCTGCTGCAGAATGCCTGCAGACCAGTCAGATCATACTCGACTACTCCTGGGAGAAACTGAACACGGGGACCTGGAGGGATGTGGATAAGGAGTGGAGGAGGGTTTACTCGCACGGCTGTCTCTTTAAGGCAGCATGTCTCTGTCGGGCAGGGGCATCTCAGGACACTGTTGCTGAAGCCATCAGGACCTGTGATCTGGGACTGTTGATGGGAGCCTCAATAATGGACAACGTCCTTGGAAGACTGATCAACGTCCTACAGAAACATGTTCCTGTGAGAAAGAGGGCATTGAAAGATGAAGATGAAAGCGGAAAG AAACCAAGAACAGTTGTGACACCAGGAATTAAACCAGAAGCAGCAGTTTCCAGAATTCATTGCCCTTCGCTGGAGCTCTTCAGAACGAATTACTTGATTCCTCAGAAACCTGTTATAGTACAAGGTGTCATAGAGCACTGGCCGGCCTTAAAGGAGCATCAGTGGAG CATTGGCTACATCCGTCAAGCCGCCGGGTGTACAGACCCTGACAGGACCTCACCGAATAACTA CAC AATATTCAGATCCCATCTATATCTTTGTTTCACTCATTGGCAGGACAGAGAGAGTGGCATGGGATACTTGGCTCAACATCAGCTCTTTGATCAG ATACCGGAACTAAAGCAGGACATCTGTATTCCAGACTACTGCTGTCTGGGAGAGGGAGACGAAGAGGACATAACTATAAACGCCTGGTTTGGGCCAGGAGGGACTGTCTCTCCCCTACACCAGGATCCCGAGAACAACTTTTTAGCACAG GTAGTCGGAAGCAAGTATATTCGCTTGTACTCTCCAGATGAAACTGAAAAGTTGTATCCCCACCAGAGTCAACTGCTTCACAATACTAGCCAG GTGGAGGTTGAAAACCCAGATTTGCAGCGGTTTCCAGATTTTGCGAAGGCCCAGTTTCAGGAATGTGTTCTCCACCCAGGAGAAGTTCTTTTTATCCCTGTGAAGTACTGGCATTATGTGCGATCCCTTGATATCAGCTTCTCTGTCAGTTTTTGGTGGTCTTGA